A window of Roseobacter fucihabitans genomic DNA:
CCCCGGCAGCGGCAGCCATGTTGGTGTTGGCGAAGATGCGCGAGACGTCAGAGATGTCACCAACGGTGCCAGCCGCAAGCTGCGAGCCGCCGTTGAAACCGAACCAGCCGAGCCAGAGGATGAACGTCCCCAAGGTTGCCAGCGCAAGATTTGAGCCCGGAAAAGGGTTCACACGGCCATCTTTGCCGTATTTGCCGATGCGTGGACCAAGCACGATCGCGCCCGCAAGTGCCGCCCAACCCCCGACGGAGTGTACGACCGTGGAGCCAGCGAAGTCAGAGAAACCAGCCTCAGACAACCAGCCACCGCCCCACTGCCAGGAACCGGAAATCGGGTAGAAGACACCCGTCAGCACGACGACAAAGATGAGAAACGGCCAGAGCTTGATACGTTCAGCCAAGGCACCCGACACAATCGAAGCGGTCGCGGCAACAAACACCAGCTGGAAGAAGAAATCCGACCCCACAGAGGCATAATCAAGCGCTGCATCAGCAGCCGAAACGCCAACCGGATCCAGGATCGTTTGCGAGAAGAAGGGGCCGACCCAGCCGGAGATCGTCCACCCATCGCCCGGATACATCAGATTGAACCCGATCAGCCAATACATGATGGCAGCAAAAGAAAAGAGCGCGATGTTCTTGGTCAGTTGCATTGCAACGTTCTTGGACCGCACAAGGCCCGCTTCGAGCATCGCAAAACCGGCGGCCATGAAAAACACCAGAAAGCCCGCGACCAGAAACAGCAGCGTTGTCATGATGTAGGGGCCGATTTCGTCGAAGGTCGGGGCGGCGTCCTGTG
This region includes:
- a CDS encoding ammonium transporter, whose translation is MTHFKTLAAAAALIALPSLALAQDAAPTFDEIGPYIMTTLLFLVAGFLVFFMAAGFAMLEAGLVRSKNVAMQLTKNIALFSFAAIMYWLIGFNLMYPGDGWTISGWVGPFFSQTILDPVGVSAADAALDYASVGSDFFFQLVFVAATASIVSGALAERIKLWPFLIFVVVLTGVFYPISGSWQWGGGWLSEAGFSDFAGSTVVHSVGGWAALAGAIVLGPRIGKYGKDGRVNPFPGSNLALATLGTFILWLGWFGFNGGSQLAAGTVGDISDVSRIFANTNMAAAAGASAALIMTQLTYKKVDLTMVLNGALAGLVSITAEPLAPTLFGALWIGAVGGIIVVLAVPMLDKFKIDDVVGAIPVHLLAGIWGTIAVIFYGDASFITQLTGIAAYGIFTFVASLILWYILKATMGIRVSEEAEINGLDTTELGMEAYPEFSKG